A window of the Acanthochromis polyacanthus isolate Apoly-LR-REF ecotype Palm Island chromosome 10, KAUST_Apoly_ChrSc, whole genome shotgun sequence genome harbors these coding sequences:
- the LOC110948260 gene encoding transmembrane O-methyltransferase homolog, translating into MWLLALSVPLLPAIVMVYSRYRVKVATLCQQALAWALRLMRGRVCVKSAHAFVFSNCTHGKVNSVLETFDLYARTHPSLCIGPEIGEVLDEVVRRVRPLRVLEFGTHCGYSSVRLLRLLPPAGRLITVELDPVTADLGEEVILVSGFKHSQFQVLTCSSAEAIPRLHSLLGPDAGTSEGVDLVLMDHDPQQYLPDLLALEREQLLCPSGCSVLLIKRKQRAEDFRGVLNHIRGRTDCYSIKTELQCLMEIFYRKESTI; encoded by the exons ATGTGGCTGCTTGCTTTATCTGTGCCGCTGCTTCCCGCCATCGTCATGGTGTACAGTCGCTACCGGGTGAAAGTTGCCACGCTGTGCCAGCAAGCTCTGGCCTGGGCATTGAGGCTGATGCGAGGGCGAGTATGTGTTAAGAGCGCCCACGCTTTCGTGTTCTCCAACTGCACCCACGGCAAAGTTAACAGTGTCCTGGAGACCTTTGACCTTTACGCTCGGACGCACCCCTCCCTCTGCATCGGCCCAGAGATCG GTGAGGTGCTGGATGAGGTGGTGAGGCGTGTCCGTCCACTGAGGGTCCTGGAGTTTGGAACTCATTGTGGCTACAGCTCAGTCCGCCTGCTACgtctgctgccccctgctggccgaCTGATCACAGTGGAGCTGGACCCAGTCACAGCAGATCTGGGGGAGGAAGTCATACTAGTGTCTGGCTTCAAACACTCCCAG TTCCAGGTACTGACATGCAGCTCAGCCGAGGCCATCCCAAGGTTGCACTCACTTCTTGGGCCCGATGCAGGGACCAGTGAGGGCGTCGATCTGGTGCTAATGGACCACGATCCCCAGCAGTACCTTCCAGACCTGCTGGCCCTGGAAAGAGAGCAGCTCCTCTGCCCCTCTGGCTGCTCAGTGCTGCTcattaaaagaaagcaaagagcTGAAGATTTCAGAGGAGTCCTGAATCACATCAGGGGAAGGACAGACTGCTACAGCATCAAGACGGAGCTTCAGTGTCTGATGGAAATCTTTTACCGAAAAGAAAGCACAATATAA